Below is a window of Electrophorus electricus isolate fEleEle1 chromosome 12, fEleEle1.pri, whole genome shotgun sequence DNA.
TTGTGCAGGACACACTTGTGCCTCAGCTGTTCAGCTGCTATCAGGCTCATCTGTCTGTGCTACTCTAGAGCTCGCTCTGTAGACACACGTCTCTCAGCAAGCATATCACAGCTACTGCTGGTCTCTCTCCTgactttttttggttgtttttgtttcgtCTGTTAAAACTAATAGCAAAAATTAGCAACAGTTCACCTTCTCAGAgaagtgaatacttttggcattACATTTCCTTAAGGATGGCACACACATggtagtgtgactgtgtgcagaGGTAGAGTACTACGCTAGTAGTAACTGTAGTGAGGTAGTGTACAGTAGCAGTGTACCGGCGTACGATAGACCTGAGGAGGCTGCCAAGGTCCCTGTGACAGCAGCCTGCCACAGACGCTTGGCTGGGAATATGGGATGGTTTATTTTGGCCTATAATGTAACAAGAGAGGCTGACAGGAAATGACTGTGTGGCTTACAGACGCTTCAGTACACCCCTCGGGAAGGATATCATTcttgtgctgagagagagagagagagagagagagagagagagagagagagagcgagagagagagagaggatgccCTCAAAACCACAGTCACACCTTCCTGCAAAAGCAACCCTGCTTTAACTGCAAGATGAAAGTGTCCCCCCGCATGTAAAAGCCAAACTTCTCCCCATGTAAGAGCCAAACTCTGCCCTCCCCTTGTAAAAGCCAAACTCCACCCTCCCCTTGTAAAAGCCAAACTCCTCCCCATGTAAGAGCCAAACTCCACCCTCCCCATGTAAGAGCCAAACTCCCCCGCCATGTAAGAGCCAAACTCCGCCCCGTCTGTATGCCACACAGTCATTTCCTGTCAGCTTCTCTTGTTACATGTAAAGGCCAAACTCCCTCCCCATGTAAGAGCCAATCTCCGCCCCAATGTAAGAGTCGAACTCCCCCGCCATGTAAGAGCCAACACCTCCCCAGGTAAGAGCCAAACTCCTCCCCATGTAAGAGCCAAACTCCGCCCCAATGTAAGTTTCCCTTCAGTTTATTACATATTATTCTAATCAGAAAATCCTCAGAGCACAGAGAGTGGGTGTGGTGTCAGATAgagctgatatatatatatatatatatatatatatatatatatatatatatatatatatatatatatatatatatatatagacacacacacacacacacacacacacacacacacacctgccccgttgtttctctgtgtgcgGATTTGCTCGGAACAGGTGATCTAACATGACTGTCTCTGGGTGGATTGTAGCCTTATTCCTTGTGACTCTTacaggtaaaaataaaaaagtttgtATGATTGTGATTTCTTATTGATTTAATGCGATTGTGATATCAAAAGGGCAATTCAAATAATCATTTGCTGTATTTGCAGAATTGCTGTATCTGCCTATTTATTCCAGCATATATATCGGCATGTTATTAGCTGGCATTGGCCAAAAgatttgttttgcagtgctTTCTTACGCTAGTAGACATTTATTTACTAGTTTGACATATTTTCCTTGGAAGACAGTAGATGTTACAGTTGTCTGTTCACATAAAGGATACGTATGTACGTTTATGGACGTGTGTCTGCTCTCATGACATGTGGTTGGTTTACTGTTGCATGTCCTTTCTATTCAATGAATAACTCTGAGTAATACCGTCAGCTGCCAGCACAGGACCCTGCGGGCAACTGGGCACTGTACTGGTCTGTACTGGTCTGTACCGAGATCTATACTGGTCTATACTGGGCTGTACTGTGCTCTTTACTGGTCCAATTAATAGCCCTGTCTGGCTATCCCAGCATGAAACTAAATACTAAGTGTGATAGGTTATCTAGGTTATCCAGTTATGTCAGTAAAGCAAGTTTTATCCACTGAGTTAAAATACGTGCTGGTTGGTGAAACAGTGGTGATAGTGGTTTCAAAGATCTAAAGCCAACAGCAACACGGTTTTACTTAATCAGACACAAACAGGAGAAGTGCAGAGAAAAGCATTTCCTTTCTGTTGGTGGTTAGTTTATCTGGTAATTTTACAACAGTCCATCTACTCTGACTCATCAGGAGCTGTAAGTAGAAAACTCCCCTCAGTGCAGGCCATCTGAAACACTGTAGTGCAGTGTTCACTAAACCACTGTAGTGAAGTGTCAAAGTTCGCTGATATACTGTAGTGATGTGTTTAACATCACTGAAACACTAGCGAGGTGTTTGTTCACTGAAACACTGtagcactgtgtctgtgttcactgtctgttgtgtgttccCTCTTCCTGCCACAGGAGTAGAGCAGGTGTTGCTGTCTGAGTGGGGGTCAGAGACTGAAAGGAACTGCTCGGCAGTGCCGCCGGTACAATCTTcttccttctgtctctgtgctagAACCACTGAGCCTAACCCAGCCTAGCAGTGTCCCAATGTAACCCAGCCCATCTGCTCCAGAGACCCCCTATTGAGTCTTTCTTACCCAGAAGGACGCATGGAACTGTGTAAAATAAGTAgtgtaaaacatttgtattacaGTGTAAAATAGTATATAATACTAATTAATACTAATATATTTCTGTCCTCAGAAGCATAGCAGAAGTTCACATCTGCTGGCATCCAGAATGATgatatgtttttgtgttgtctGGTGTTCCTGAAAAACTGTTCTCCATATCTGAACCACAACACTGATATTTAAAGTACCCGGGACGTTGTGGTACTGCCTTTGAGAGTGATACCATTGTCCCTGACCGCTCTTCCACAGGTCAAAATCTGTCTGTGGAACAATTACATGTCATTGCCTTACAGGTTCTAATATCCTTGGTACTATCATTGCACAACGTAAATAAATCGTGTCatagtgtttgctgtgttgctACAATTAAGTGAAAGTGTGAGTTGCTTTATTTGTTTGCCTGAAACTCGCTGCATTCTTCATGATGTCCAAATAATGTCCTACGGTCAGATAAGTTGAGAGAATGTACACTGGGTTTACTGGCAGCCTTTCAGGGGTGTACCTGCACCTCCACTGTGTTCGTCTGCTCTGCAATGTTTCTTCCAGTTCCTGCCTCCTACAGCTGTTAACACAAGTCTGAGGCTACAAGAGCTAAGAGCAGACATGACAGCACACAATATCACTGCCTACATCATACCTGGAACAGATGCCCACATGgtacctcctctctcctcctctcctcctctctcctctcctcctctcctcctctctcctcctctctcctctcctctcctctcctcctctccccctctctcctctcctcctctcctcctctctcctcctctcctcctctcctcctctcctctcctcctctctcctctcctcctctcctcctctcctcctctcctcctctcctctcctcctctctcctctcctctcctcctctcctcctctctcctctcctcctctcctcctctctcctcctctcctcctctctcctctcctcctctcctcctctctcctcctctcctcctctctcctctcctcctctctcctctcctctctcctcctctcctactctctcctctactctcctcctctcctctcctcctctcctcctctcctctcctctcctcctctcctcctctctcctctcctctcctcctctcctcctctctcctctcctctcctctcctctcctcctctcctcctctcctctcctctcctctcctcctctctcctctctcctctcctctcctcctctctcctctcctcctctctcctctcctctcctcctctcctcctctcctcctcctctcctcctctctcctctcctcacttcATCTATCtatcctctcttctcctccttgtTCCCATGAatgaactgtttgtttgtttatttatttatttgtgttgtttttttctgccagAGTGAGTACATTGCAGCGCGGGATGCTCGATTGGCCTGGATGTCTGGCTTCACAGGCTCCGCaggtgtgtttctttgtggtgtgtgtgctgtaaacTAAACCGTGGATGTAAACCGAGTCTTATTGCTTTGTAAAGGAGTTActttgaatgacagaaagtGCTTTCTGTCGATCTACAGGCACAGCGGTTGTGACCCAAGACAGAGCTGTCTTATGGACAGACAGCCGCTACTGGGTTCAGGCAGCACGCCAGATGGACTGTAACTGGGAAATGGAAAGAGATGGTTAGTGCAATTAAGAGTTAAGAATATTGATAATGATTAAGAATattaatgaatatgaataatattaatgaataacaattttcattattattcactATAACATGACAGGAAATATCAGTGTATGCTAATTTTCATGTAGTATGTACTGTAACTGTACTGGGACTGTACCGTAACTGTACCATAACTGTACTGTATCTGTACTGGGACTGTACTGTAACTGTACTGTATCTGTACTGGGACTGTACTGGGACACAGTCTCTATCTCCAGCATCACCAGTTGGCTTATTCGAGAGGTGAAGGAGGGAGACCAGGTGGGCCTGGACCCCTTCCTCTTTTCTGTAGGTACGTAACAGTCAAAGTGCACCAGATTCTTGCAAATGACAGTAGAAAAGGACCAGTGATGAACATGACCCAGTAACCAAGGGCAACACAACCTCAAACTCTAATACTGGTTCGCTCTTTGTCAATACAGACACATTTGCTGCCTACAGCGCCAGCCTGTCTCCAGCCAAACGGATCTTGAAATCGGTTCTTGATAACCTGGTGGACAAAATATGGACAGAACGCCCGCCTGTTCGAGCTGATAACCTCACACGGTTACCTGACAGCTTCATCGGTGTGTGTTCGCCTCCTGTCCCGGGTCCCTTATCACTCCGCTGATAAATACCTGcaaacagagaacagatgcTGCCCACAGGCATGGTCATAAAGCTGCCATGCTGTGGATTATGAGTGTAATAACAATGGCATATGGCCTTGAGTCTGAGGACTTATTATAGTTGTCATATCCGCATCAGACTGGGGACTGTTTAATTCTGAatggaaagtaaaataaaagagAAGCTGTAAAGGTTAAgtcaatctgtgtgtgtgtgtgtgtgtgtgtgtgtgtgtgtgtgtgtgtgtgtgtgtgtgtgtgtgtgtttgtgttaaaagAGAGAACCTGGCAGATGAAAGTGGAGCAGATTCGTGGTCAGATGCTTGAGAACATCTACCAGccttctgctctcctcctctcagctCTGGATGAAACAGCATGTAAGTGACTTGCAGTAATGTACCCCAGTGACCCCAGTGACCCCAGTGTGTGGGCCACGCACGCCAGTGTCAGCTCCGTAATGTCGTTCCAGGGCTCTTCAACATGCGCGGTAACGACATTCCTTTCAaccccttcttcttctcctaCACTCTGCTGACGCTCGACCAGATATGGCAAGTTCCCCTTTTGCacttctctgtctcctgctctccaCGTGACCCTGCATGTTTTCTGTTGTCTTGGGCCCTTACgttcctcccctcctctctacAAAGGCTCTTTGTGCACACGGAGAGAGTGACACCAGAGCTGCAGGAGTACCTGAAGGCCTCTTGTAACGCCTCCCTCTGTGTGCAGCTGCTCGACTATAATTTGGTCCACGCACACCTGCAGATGTACCTGGAGGGGGcagacgtgcgtgtgtgggtgggcacTAAGTACACCAACCAGGCCCTGTACGAACTCCTCACTCCGGAGGTGAGGCTGGATGGCACCCCTCAGACAAGGCCTTTTTTAGTCTTTTCTAGAGACTCGCACAACAGATTACTGTGTAATTCTGATCCAAAAGTGAGCCAAAAGATCAGAAGATTTCGCTGTAGAAAAACGCAGTGATACCCTCACCttatcatttttaaatccatttagAGTATAACACGGTTTCTAATAGCTTTTTTGGTGACTTTTTGGGTCTTCCTTTAGTGCTTGTTTTGAACGTTTACTGAGCCTCTGTTGGTCTAAAATTCCTGACAGCAACTTTTCTGTTGTGAGAGTGATTTGGGATGAAAACATAAGGTACAAATCCCACTGAACTGAAATAATCTTGACCTTAATTGGACTGGTTGTGCACTAAATTGCATCAGtactctccactggtgtcccCGACAACGTTTGACATGTAGGCGTATGATGAGGACACATTGACGCGTCTCCTTTTTCCCTCAGAGGAAGCGATTGCAGAGTGCTTATTCCCCAGTGCTGACCACGAAAGCggtgaaggacagcacagagcagatcAACCTGAGAGAAGCACACGTAAGGAGACACAGTCTCCCTGTGGGAGGTGCACACGTCCCGGACACACGCTCCGTCTGCCTGGATCCTGCTCATCTTTATCTCCGTGACTTTGTGTGGGTTTTATCAGGCCATAAAGGCGCATCATGAATGCTTGCGCCAGTTTCCCACCGTGGTCTGTCCTTATCACATGACCCCTAACTTGGAACATTTTTTATTGATATCGATGGGTTGTATTTTATATTCCGTCCGCGTATGCTTTATGAGTGCTTTATCTCATAAAGCATAATTCCGTTTGCCAGTTTGGGCTGAGCTGAGCATACGGGCGCTGTTACACTTACGTCACAGTGCTTGCTGGCTGCGTTTGCCTGAACCCCTTCGGCCTCACAGCGTCGCGGTCTTTGTGCCAGTGATTTTACTGTTGCTCAGTGGTGGCTGGTATCTTTCGAGGGCAGGAGTGTGTCGTGTGTTCACTCTGTCTGTTTGACCTGTGTGTCCCCGCTGGCACTCCGTAGATAAGAGATGCCGTAGCAGTCATGCAACTGTTACACCGGCTGGAGAGCTCTGTACCAgaggggagtgagacagaggtcACCGCCGCCAAGTTTGTCGACGAGTATCGCAGGTAtggaggtctctctctctctcactgcaatATAAATCATTATTCAGGGTCTGTTTAATAGATCTCAATTCCACCATGCACTTGTATTTATTACTGATGTGCCATTAGCCCTAAAATGCTTTCTGGTTCACGACACACACTCCTGTTTGTCTCGTCAGCATGCAGAGATACAGCCGAGGCCCGAGCTTCGAGACCATTTCTGCAAGCGGCCCTAATGCCGCGCTAGCCCATTACAGGTACGGTACCCCTCAGTACTTCCCTACAGGACCCAGAGGTCAGCCAAGCAGTGACCACTGAAGGCCTCGTCGTACCAGATCATTCCAATGTGCTTATATCTTCTAGCCCATCTAAGGAAACTGCAAGGAAGCTGAGTGTTGATGAGATGTACCTCCTTGACTCAGGAGGACAGTACCTGTGAGTAAGACAACCGAAACAGCATCTTGTGACTTAGTGTTCTCAGAACAACACTTACATAATGACTGCTTGTTTTCCAGTGATGGTACGACTGACATTACTCGCACTGTACACTGGGGGACACCCACTGCTTTTCAGAAGGTTTGCTTCACGATAAGCCCAGTGGTCCAATGGAGTGTGTTCAGTTCACAATGGAGATTTCATCTGAATAAATtccaataaaatgaaataaaagtaaaatgttaacataaaATTTGTCTATTCTGCCTAAAAGGAGGCATTCACACGGGTACTGATGGGGAACATAGAAATTTCACGAACCAAGTTTCCAACATGGAGCAGAGGcaagactacacacacacacactcacacactcacacacacacacacacacacacacacacacactcacacacacacacacactcacacactcacacactcacacactc
It encodes the following:
- the xpnpep2 gene encoding xaa-Pro aminopeptidase 2 isoform X1, with the translated sequence MTVSGWIVALFLVTLTGVEQVLLSEWGSETERNCSAVPPFLPPTAVNTSLRLQELRADMTAHNITAYIIPGTDAHMSEYIAARDARLAWMSGFTGSAGTAVVTQDRAVLWTDSRYWVQAARQMDCNWEMERDVSISSITSWLIREVKEGDQVGLDPFLFSVDTFAAYSASLSPAKRILKSVLDNLVDKIWTERPPVRADNLTRLPDSFIERTWQMKVEQIRGQMLENIYQPSALLLSALDETAWLFNMRGNDIPFNPFFFSYTLLTLDQIWLFVHTERVTPELQEYLKASCNASLCVQLLDYNLVHAHLQMYLEGADVRVWVGTKYTNQALYELLTPERKRLQSAYSPVLTTKAVKDSTEQINLREAHIRDAVAVMQLLHRLESSVPEGSETEVTAAKFVDEYRSMQRYSRGPSFETISASGPNAALAHYSPSKETARKLSVDEMYLLDSGGQYLDGTTDITRTVHWGTPTAFQKEAFTRVLMGNIEISRTKFPTWSRGVNIEMLGRRALWEVGLNYGHGTGHGVGNYFGVHEWPVGFQSDNIPFLEGMFTSIEPGYYKENEFGIRIEDVAVTVPAQTTYGSSYLTFETVSLVPYDRKLINTSMLSPEQLQWLNTYYQTIRAKMGPALMGQGLTEVHDWMIKNTEPFLTAGAPVLLTSVSMLLLFLTPALL
- the xpnpep2 gene encoding xaa-Pro aminopeptidase 2 isoform X2 — translated: MTAHNITAYIIPGTDAHMSEYIAARDARLAWMSGFTGSAGTAVVTQDRAVLWTDSRYWVQAARQMDCNWEMERDVSISSITSWLIREVKEGDQVGLDPFLFSVDTFAAYSASLSPAKRILKSVLDNLVDKIWTERPPVRADNLTRLPDSFIERTWQMKVEQIRGQMLENIYQPSALLLSALDETAWLFNMRGNDIPFNPFFFSYTLLTLDQIWLFVHTERVTPELQEYLKASCNASLCVQLLDYNLVHAHLQMYLEGADVRVWVGTKYTNQALYELLTPERKRLQSAYSPVLTTKAVKDSTEQINLREAHIRDAVAVMQLLHRLESSVPEGSETEVTAAKFVDEYRSMQRYSRGPSFETISASGPNAALAHYSPSKETARKLSVDEMYLLDSGGQYLDGTTDITRTVHWGTPTAFQKEAFTRVLMGNIEISRTKFPTWSRGVNIEMLGRRALWEVGLNYGHGTGHGVGNYFGVHEWPVGFQSDNIPFLEGMFTSIEPGYYKENEFGIRIEDVAVTVPAQTTYGSSYLTFETVSLVPYDRKLINTSMLSPEQLQWLNTYYQTIRAKMGPALMGQGLTEVHDWMIKNTEPFLTAGAPVLLTSVSMLLLFLTPALL